The nucleotide sequence gcaGAAGGAGAAGATTTACAGCGTGACTAGGTACGTAAATCTTTTTACAGGCATCGTCTTCGCCCGAGcggcatggatggatggatggagaaAAGAGTGGGGAATTACAGCTTTACCGTGCTAAATTTAATCGACAGCGACAGCAACAAAAGGAAAATACTACTAGTATACGGGAAACAGCTAGGGGTCCCCACCTACTGACTCAGTGACCGGTCAAAGCCACCGGAGCGGCGGCCGCCGGCGACATCTGCGGCGCGTGCCTCCGCCGGCCGCTGCTCCCGCCGTTGGCCCAGAAGCAGCCGGACGGCGCCCCCTCGGCCCCGGCCCCGGCGGCCATCTTCGCCGCCGCGGTCGTCGCCGGCTCCGACTTGCACCTCTGCAGCACCAGCGGCCGCGCCGACGAGCACCTCATCTCTTCCGCTTCGtcatcctcctcgtcgtcgtcgtcggcttCGTGCTCTTGTTCCACCATCTTTTCCTCGTCTTCCTGCGTGGATACTGCCATTTCTTGCCGCTTCTCGTCGTTGCTTTCCGCGGACACCATGTCCGGCTTGCGGGGAGATGGCGACGCCCGTGGTGACTGCAACATGTCCGGCTTGCGCCGGGAGGGAGACGCCCAAGGTGACAGCATGTCCGGCTTGCGCGGGGAGGGGGACGCCCAAGGTGACACCATGTCCGGCTTGCGCGGAGAGGGCGACGCCCGAGGTGGCGTCGCGGCGATCGACTCCACCGCGAAATCGGCCGCTTCCTGGACCGGCGacggcgcggcgccggcggcgaaCCTGGAGGTGAGCGGGGACGAGCGGTTCTGCGGCGCGGAGCGGCAGCGCATCAGGAGCAGAGCGTTCTTGGGCGGCGTGGTCGTCGCGGACGACACGAGCTCCGCCGTCTCCCCCTCCTCGCACTCTTCCTCCTCCTTGCCACCGCTGTCGGTCCCCGGGTCACTCGCCTTCTCGTCTCTCTCCGTCGAGCCGAAGGCCCCCACGGACTTGtcgtcctccccctcctcctcggcGCGGTCGCTCGTCGGATCCGGCGGCttgggcgcggcggcgacggccaCGTCCCTGCTGCTGAACACCCAGGGCGACCGGCGAGTCCGCTCCGCCTCCGGCGGAGGCCCCTTGCGCTTGTGCTTGCGGTCGAAGTCGAACAGCCCGCCGCAGAGGAACGCCTTCTTGAGGCACCGGCAGTAGCCCCTGGCCTTCTCCTCCTTGgccggtggcgggggcggcgccgcCGGCCCCTTGTTGCTGCCCTTCTTCCCCTTGCGCATCCGCACCTGTCCAATGCAGGTGACCTTGGGCGACGACGGCTCCCCGTccgcccccaccgccgccgccgccgcgcggctCCGGCCCCGGGACACGAACATGGGCGACGTGGCCGGCGCGCGGCGCGACCGCGCCCCGCGCCGGCTCTTGCTTAGCAGCAGCCGCGCCAGCCCCGGCGGCGCCGGCAGCTGCTGCTGCTGGGGCTTCTCCGCACGCCCCGGGCTCGCCGCCGGCTGCTTCATCCCGCCGCACGGAGAGGTAGCGAGCGGAAGATGCGAGCGCTAGCGTCCAGTGGCTTGCCGCTCTCGGCTCCCCTGTCGTCGGTTTTGTTGGTCTGCCGAAGCGGTGGAGCAGTTATAGATGGGCCATTGGTTAGCGGTGGCGCGGGCCATTAGCCCACCCACTAACTATGATcagtgtactactactactaccaataTTACTGATTAAGGGAGGGTCTCTGTTTAACCCGGTTCTCCATGTCTTAGGATTCTCTGACCCGGTGAATGTGCCTTCCGTGCCAAGATTCCGCCTCACGATTTTCATTTCAgttcttttgcaaaaaaaaatgtctCCATTAAGTGGCAGTGGAGTTTGTTGCAAGGCACCAAAGTGGCAAGGAAGTCGAAACTACATTTACATTCGAATGCAACAAGCCAACAAGGACATATTCTTTTTCTGGGGGAGTTATTTGCCTAATAACAACACCATCTAGTCGTAGTACTCCaatatatattcccatatatttttgaatatttttttacATGCGAATGCAACGAGCCAACGATGGCATGTTTTTCTGGAGGAAATCATTTGCTTAAATAAAACTGCACCTTCCATCCAGTAGGTAGTATATATTTCTGGAATGAACCCAACAGCGGTACATGATCTAGGTGATGTGGGCATTTATTACAGTTTCGTGGGCTTGTCCCCCTTGTGGGGCCCACCGTCGACCCATCCATCCATCTTTCACCTCCGACCTCTCCTCTCGTCTCGTGGAGGGACGAAGGAAGGGTCAAGTTGGAGGAAGAGTGTGGTGCACTCTGCTCAGCTGCGCACTGTGAACATGAGTTGTCCGTACCCCGCAGCGGTGACAGGTGAGGGTCTGGACGTGATCTGATCGATCGAGCACTGAATCTCTTGCCCCTCTGCTTTGCCCTCCTGCCTGCGAGCTCGCCCCGACGTCCCATCTCTTTTTTCTCTCTGCTCTGCTGCTCTGCTTTCCTTGATTTCATCGTCCAACAAAGCTTCTTTCGTTTCACATCAATCGTTTCGTTCGTTCACTCATCCGTCGTCCTCTGCCCCTCTCCCAGGCCCCTGCTGCCGCCCAAGACGATGCCATATGCACCCCGTAGATCTCTCGGCCAGACGCCGGATACGCCTCGGCAGTGCCCATGTTGAGCGTCGTAGATCGTGTGTAGTACATGCGGCGATTTTTACTCGTGATCGTCATGCGGAGACATTAGAGCAACTACAATGGGCCGACACAAACGAACTGACGCGTTTATCCGttttttatccgtttgggtcggTCCGGCAGACACAAACGTCCGGCGCTGTGTTTGAGTCGGCGCGAGCGTCCAACGCTAGCCCGACCTATTTTGTCGGCGCGTAAAAAAAGCTTTTTAAAAATAAATACATGCATTTAATTAAACataaagccggccacgaaggccgggGAAAGTCCACATTACATTAATTAGCATAAAAACACTAAAGACTAGACGACACGTTGCCCTAGGCGTCTTCGTCGTCAGCGGCGGCTGCATCGGTGCTGGTGAGGTCGATCAGCGTTGGCGCATGGCCGAcccaggggaacgccgtgttccagaggGCGGCAATGTCGGGCTGCGCCGCCGCTGCCTGCGCCTGCTGCGCCTCCTCTTCGGCCTCGCGCTCGACCATCTCCAGGCGCTCGCTCTCCcggcgctcctcggccagccgaacgcggcgccagtggtcgaggtaggccgcctcctgcttctccgtcgccccgagccagatcgcggagcgctgacccactcgcgcactactccggtccaggagtagcgctcgaggTAGGCCGGTTCCTCTGGCTCGGCTTTGGGCGGGGACGGCGGGGTCACCGGCGGCACGACGCAGTCGCTCGccgcggagagggccatggcctccgccATGGCAGCCTGGAAAGCCGCCTCAtccgcctccctccaccgcgcctcctccttgctctccttaatggccgcctggtaggcggcctcGGCCTCCTGGTCCTCGTCGCGGACGACGAGCGGGGGTGGCTGCAGGCTGCAGCCGACGCCGTGGACGCCGCGTTGTCTCGCCTCCttgtgctcgaaggcgaaccatcgAGCCCAGTTGGGTGAGTCGACAGCGTACTGCGGTTCGGCGCGCTGCTTTGACGCCAGCaacgcccgccggcgccgcacctcctccgcatgGGCCCTCGCCtaccgcggcgccgccggcactagGATCCTCTCCGGATCCAAATGCCAGTCATGCGGCAGCGTCGCATCGGGGTACGACAGAGGCACGCAgtgctgccagtgccactcggCCTGGTGCACCGACACATTGATGCGCTGCCTCTGCCGAGGAGCGCGCGACGGCGCGGGGAGGGCGGCAAgggcgggggccttgcccttgcGGCTGCTGCCAATGCCGGAGAAGAAGCCCAtgctggcggtggctagggttgtcgTCGGCGTGGGGGTAGGGGTGGCCAGATGGGGACGggggcgagtggcagtggatgaggaCGGCCCTGCCGCACGCCCGGATTAAAAAAGTACGACCgtcgtcgctgacgcgtgggcccaaggGTGGCGGTCGTCATAAATAATGTTGACCGTCATAGTTGGACGACCGCCAGGTGGGGACGTTGCGGACAGCGAGGAGGCGCGCGAGGCGTCTGttccgcgtccgcgccgacgcatttgagGCGCAAATTTGGCCGCAAATGGGTCGGCGCGGACTCCAGGCGGACACAAAttgagtttgggtcggcgcgttgggccgccacttttgtccgcgccgacccaaacaggcgcgagcggacgaaatgggtcaccccattggagttgctcttaggccaACTCCAGCCCGCGACCCCATCCCATCCTGTCCGGGTGCGTCCATTTAGAGTAAAACGGACAAatcagacggcccagcgcgcgagCGCAAACGGGCTTTTGTCCCTTTTCTGTCCACTTTCGACCCATCCCGACCCAACTTTGCGCCACTTTTGGGGcgaaacggacagcgcgcggatGGGCGGGATGCAAGtgcgtgtcctcccctggcccgcccgtcagTTGCACAAGCAAAACCCCCGCGCCCCCATTTGGCGACATtttcccccaaaccctcccacgtcccccCTCCACCGTCCatggtgttgggtttcgtagtaatttcaaaaattttcctacgcgcacacaggatcatgtgatgcatagcaacgaggggagagtgttgtctacgtacccaacgcagaccgactgcgga is from Triticum aestivum cultivar Chinese Spring chromosome 1B, IWGSC CS RefSeq v2.1, whole genome shotgun sequence and encodes:
- the LOC123108055 gene encoding neurofilament medium polypeptide gives rise to the protein MKQPAASPGRAEKPQQQQLPAPPGLARLLLSKSRRGARSRRAPATSPMFVSRGRSRAAAAAVGADGEPSSPKVTCIGQVRMRKGKKGSNKGPAAPPPPPAKEEKARGYCRCLKKAFLCGGLFDFDRKHKRKGPPPEAERTRRSPWVFSSRDVAVAAAPKPPDPTSDRAEEEGEDDKSVGAFGSTERDEKASDPGTDSGGKEEEECEEGETAELVSSATTTPPKNALLLMRCRSAPQNRSSPLTSRFAAGAAPSPVQEAADFAVESIAATPPRASPSPRKPDMVSPWASPSPRKPDMLSPWASPSRRKPDMLQSPRASPSPRKPDMVSAESNDEKRQEMAVSTQEDEEKMVEQEHEADDDDEEDDEAEEMRCSSARPLVLQRCKSEPATTAAAKMAAGAGAEGAPSGCFWANGGSSGRRRHAPQMSPAAAAPVALTGH